A stretch of DNA from Ricinus communis isolate WT05 ecotype wild-type chromosome 4, ASM1957865v1, whole genome shotgun sequence:
tggtattctttttattaactatttcaCTTGGTCAAAGATGTTTGTCAAAACTACACTTTTCAGAGAAGGGATCAgtattcaaaacaaaattttcttACCCAATAACAAGTAACAACATATACATAGTCAAATGCTAAAAGTCTTTCCTCGTTTCTTCTGTGTACTAACAAGCCAGGATTAACGTCTCACCACATCTTTGGAGAATTAACGAGGAAATCGGATTAGGTGGAACTTAATTTTCATGCTGTAGTTCCATTTTCTCTCGAACAATCTTTTTCTGTATGCTTTCGTCGTACTTCAGCTTTTATACTGAAAAGAAAGTTTTAaacaatctttttctttatgctttcgtcatattttagattttgtactccaaagaaaatttattaagtaGACATATTACTTAGTTTAATTCCGATTGGGAACAGCTTGTCAACCTATTTAAGCAGAGAAGAGAATTGTTGGTTGGCGGATTAGGGGCAAAAAtgtatttaaaatagaaaaaaacagTGAAccattatcatataattaacaaagagaaagagtattattattgtgttttgttttgaattttctttctttcgtTCACAGAGACAAAAGGACAAAGGAGGCTTGGGACAGACAGCTTCAATTAAACATGTTCCTccccaagaaactaataaacaATTTGGATTCGGAGAGGCTGCAACCCAACCCAATACTCAAACTTAGTTTAAAAATTCTTCATTACATTTTTAAAACCATTttcatttctctctttttatttcctagaaaaaaattttataagaatattcagataatttattataatttaaaaagttatatacttcaaaaaataaaataaaggtttcctaattattatatttatttatttatatagatatagaaataaactttttaagtttttataataagaggtcatatttttattaaaggatattatcattatttataaggactgatttatcaattatgttatgttattaataaaaatattattgatatggATATCACAGTCtacaaatattaaatgtatttttttttctaagtttagagtttattttttaaataaaaaatatatttccttATCCTATTGTGTCGTGTTCCCACTTTCCGTTAATCTTTTCGTGGTGCGAGATAACTGTGTCATCGTTTCATTAGTGCAGAGCAAGCTCCATTATAAATAGCAAGTAAAATGGAAAGTGCTGCTCACCAATCCTACTTCCATATATACCTGGCTATGGAGCAGCAAATCCTTTCATTTCCAGTCCTTTTaagctttcttcttttcattttcatggTATTAAAGGTGTGGAAGAAAAacaaggacaatccaaactcGCCTCCGGGGCCAAGGAAGTTGCCTATCATAGGCAACATGCACCAGCTAGCTGGTAGTGATCTGCCCCATCACCCTGTAACAGAATTGTCAAAAACTTACGGACCAATAATGAGCATTCAACTTGGCCAAATATCGGCCATCGTTATTTCTTCAGTAGAAGGAGCCAAAGAAGTGCTGAAGACCCAAGGTGAGCTGTTCGCTGAAAGACCTCTTCTCTTGGCAGCAGAGGCAGTGCTTTATAATCGTATGGACATTATATTCGGTGCATACGGTGATCATTGGAGGCAATTGAGAAAATTGTGCACCTTAGAGGTGCTTAGTGCAAAACGAATCCAATCATTCAGTTCACTCAGACAAGAAGAACTTTCACATTTTGTCCGCTTCGTTCATTCCAAAGCAGGAAGCCCAATCAATCTTTCCAAGGTGCTGTTTGCTTTAACAAATTCTATCATTGCAAGAATCGCCACAGGTAAGAAATGCAAAAACCAAGATGCCCTCTTAGATCTTATCGAAGACGTTATTGAGGTATCTGGAGGTTTCAGCATTGCCGATTTATTTCCTTCGTTGAAATTCATTCACGTCATCACTGGTATGAAGTCTAGACTGGAAAAATTGCATCGGATAACAGATCAGGTACTTGAAGACATCGTCAATGAACATAAAGCCACCAGGGCAGCCTCCAAGAATGGTGGTGGTGACgatgataaaaaagaagccAAAAATCTTCTAGATGTTCTTTTGGATCTTCAAGAAGATGGAAGCCTTCTTCAAGTTCCTTTAACCGACGATAGCATCAAAGCAGCCATTCTGgtgattataaatattttccttcTCTTGTCTTTCCAAGCTTGCTAATTACCTTAATGTAATTTCACGCGTTAATGATTAGGTCACTTATATGTATATGcattatcatttaatttgtCATACTAACTTAAGTTAgttttcactaaaatccctattCCAGGAAATGCTTGGCGGTGGAAGTGACACATCTGCAAAAACCACAGAATGGGCAATGTCCGAGATGATGAGGTACCCAGAAACAATGAAAAAAGCACAAGAAGAAGTGAGGCAAGCGTTCGGTAACGCGGGAAAGATTGATGAAGCACGCATCCATGAGTTGAAATACTTGAGGGCAGTTTTCAAAGAGACTTTGAGATTACATCCCCCGCTAGCGATGATACCGAGAGAATGCAGGCAAAAGACTAAGATTAATGGATATGATATCTATCCCAAAACTAAAACGTTGATCAATGTATATGCAATCGGAAGGGATCCCAATGTTTGGAGTGAACCTGAGAAGTTCTATCCGGAAAGACATCTTGATAGTCCAATCGACTTCAGAGGCAGTAACTTTGAACTAATTCCATTCGGTGCAGGGAAAAGAATATGTCCTGGCATGACATTAGCTATAACTACTGTGGAGCTGTTTCTCGCTCATCTTCTATACTATTTTGACTGGAAGTTTGTTGATGGAATGACGGCTGATACTCTTGATATGACTGAATCCTTCGGAGcttcaattaaaagaaaaatagatcTCGCCCTGGTTCCCATTCCCGTCAGTCCTTTACCATAACTCTGCTGCATGAAGAATATGCTATCCTCTTTTCGTTCTTCCATTCCCATGAatgaaattaaagatttagtgctaaatgttttttttttttgtttaaatatatttttccttttaaattctGATTCAGGCCATGATTATATCGTTTTCCCTTTGGGTTTAGTTTATCAcaaaaatttgtaatttgtAATCTGTGGTTATCTTTCGTTTGGCAGAGGTTTCTAGCTGGTCGTCTCTCCTTTGCTCCCTGAAATCTCTCATTTTGTGGACACAAATATATAAGCAAAGAAAATTGTTTCTTGTCGCGTAAAGGTATATATAGTTTCCGGCGGCGAAACTGACTTGCTAGGTAAAATGAAGGATAATTGTTTGaatacttttatttgtttgctgggattttgtgttttttaatTCTGTCTTTCAGACATTAAGCTTCTGGGACGTAGCAAAAGACAAATTGGGACAGTATTCTATAATCCTATAATATTGGTCTCCCTCTTCCAAAATGGAACGTCAAAGTTTTCACTCTAAATTTTAAACCGACATCATACGACACTTCATctatttaaagaaagaaaatattcgGCTCATTGGAATCAGTTTATTTAAAAAACCCATTCaatctaaatttaaacaaacttacaaaattgaaatgaaaaaatcaaaatgaatGAAATCCCTTTCCTCTACCGTCCATTTTCCACCGTTAGTTTCCTCCACTGCATGTCGTCGTCACCGTTGCTGCCGCCACTTACCAAGACGTCGCCGGCGCTGATAGATCTTGAAGATTGGCTCTCTAGAAGATTGCACTGATAGATCTTCTGTTCGCCGACAGTGCCCCATCCAGTGACTTggaactaaaattttaaagttggAGATTTAAGACTCAAATCTTGTAGAAAAAGTGAGGGATCTAGTTGAATGAGAAAAGAGCAACCCTTCAAAACGGAGCCCAATGCCTAAAGCATCTATCACTGGATTCAAGCATCTGGATAAAATAACATTAGTCTTACCATTTTGGATAAACAATGAAATTTAACCAGGATATCCAAATTCAAAGTTGTATAATCAACTCATTAAAAGTGGTAGGTCATGCTGAGGTGATAGTCGGAGGATACTGAATAAACCCATATATATAGTTGATGGAAGCACCCGCAAATTCTGCAGACGGTTGACGGTGTTTGCTGCAACTGTAGGTTCTGCAGACCAACAAATCTGAAGAGAGTATACCAACTTAGGCTAAACCTGACTCTGATCAGCCCCCTCCATGGGCTCGAGATGAAGACAGTGGTAATTGAGCCAAGCAGACAGTCGAGATTccaatttttgttaatttactTGCCTCTGCAATCACTGCGATTGTAGTAGTATGTTTTCAATTCTCCTTTTTCCCCTTTTCTCGTTCTGTCTGCATTAGATTGATAAAGAGGCCAACTGACTAGATTTCACAATGAATATGCAAATAGGTTCTGTGTTTGAGTATGCCAATCAGAATcctatttttgatattttgaagTTGGACAACATCTTTTATGCTCGATTTCTGGGATGCTTTGCATTTACAGGATTGGTGGATATGCAAATCTTTGCGCCATTGTTGGATCTACAAATCTTCTAAAGCTACCCTAGGGAGGGGTTTCAAATTGCAGAAGGAAGAAATGCTGACGTGGCAAACAAATTTAATGTGTATAAAAATTACCCACCAGCCATACCATATCATCGCATTAAACGGATACAAACGGAAAGGATTTCAGTGACATTtcgattaaaatttaaaatgaaaaatgatattttaattaaaatttaataatatataaagcaAACCTAAGGAACTCACGATCAATGTAATTTACCTGGCTCAAATAGGTATACCAAATAGAAAGAAATGGTTAAATGAGATTAGAAGCTAAAGTCTTACCTCATGGTCAATAGGTTTAGCCAGGGTATTTAGGATCCGGCCAagatattaatttgaattagaGCCTCTAAATCTATGCTGACTAATTCgaaattaattcatattaCATAGCGCTAATTTTTAGCTTTTCAGAATGACTCAAATGACTATACTTATGTTAAGTCTAGTGGCTCGGGCTGTTTGTACCTTTTGATTATGGGATGGTATTTTCTGATCCAATATTACTCAAAATAGTAggatttttaaaagaaataataataaaaaatataatgggAGCTGGTCATGGCTGAAGTAATTACCTTAACTGTAAGGACTTCTCGAGTTTAAAGCCCCATTTGATCTCGCATGGATTGATTATACCAACAAGACTACTGGTCCCAATTAATGAAAATGAGGTGCCCAAACTTCTTTTGAActcttcctctctctctctctctatatatatattaacaaattcgTATACGTAGTAACCCTTAATTGTAACTCTTCACATTTGTGCATTCAAATCCAATCTATCAGAAAATGTTAGACTCGAGCATAAACTGGTCCGAGATTGAGGCGACATTTATTATGACATGATAAAAAGTTGTGTGACTTTCAAAAGGCCAAGTAAACCAGTCAACACAAGGTAAAGATATGGAATAATACATTCCCTGCTCATTTTATTACACTCCTCCTCAAAGCATATTTCCTTGTTTTGTAATAAAGTTAAGGATGAAATAGAACAGGAATCAATTTAAGAtctatctttcttttaattgcaGCACCGACAGATTCTGTCATATCAAGAGTCTTAGGTGTTATTCCATCAGGAAGTTCCCAGTTAAAGTGATACAGTAATTGGGCAAGGAAGAGTTCAAGATTAGTTAAACCTAAGTTCATACCAGGGCATATTCTTTTTCCAGATCCAAATGGAGCAAATTCACAATGATTGCCCTTGTAATCAATGGAACTGTGAAGAAATCTTTCCGGGTAGAATTTCTCTGCTTCAGTCCATATATTTGGATCCCTTGAAATTGCCCAAACATTGACGAGAACCTTAGTTTTGGGATCTATGTCATATCCATTAACCTTAGTCCTTTGCCTGCATTCTCTTGGAATCAATGCTACTGGAGGATGCAATCTTAAGGTTTCTTTGATAACTAACttcaagaattttaattcatgAAGTCGAGTTTCATCCAAATTTCCATCTTTACCAAAGACTTGCCTTACTTCTTTTTGTGCCTTTTCCATTTCTTCTGGGTGCCTCATCAACTCTGACAGTGCCCATTCAGCGGTTTTTGAGGATGTGTCGCTGCCAGCACCAAACATTTCCTGAAATACAAATTTCCcaactttaattaattaattacccCAAGAGCTAAAGGAACTCGACTGGGTAGAGAAGGGAACTTCATTTTATAGGATAGgtttaagtaaaaaaattagaagagTTTGACTAACCAGAATGGCTGCTTTGATGCTGTCATTGGTTAGAGCGATTTCGAGATTTCCGTTTTCCTGAAGATCTAAAATAACATCTAAGAGATTATCAGCTTGGTTTCGATCATCACCATTAATCTTGGAGGCTCTGCGTTCATTTATGATATCTTCTAGTATATAGTCTGCTTCTCGGTGCAAGTCCTCAAGGCTAGACTTCTCTCCGCTAATGTGGTGAAGGAATTTAAAGGAAGGAAACACATCAGCAGTACTGAAACCTCCTCCAGCTTCAATGACGCCATCGATGACTCTCAAAAGTGCATCTTGATTTTTGTATTTCTTACCAATGGAAATTCTAAACATAATGGAATTTGTTAAAGAAAACAAGTGATGAGTAAGGTTAACAGGAGATCCAGCTTTTGAGTGAAGGTATCTGATAAAATTAGAAAGCTCTTCTTCCCTGACCGATTTGAAAGATTGAACGCGCTTAATACTAAGCAACTCCAGTGTGCAAATCTTTCTCATTTGTCTCCATTGCTCTCCATATGACCCAAATACAATGTCCTGACGATTATATAGCACAATTTCTGCTGCCAGGACAAGGGGTCTATCTGCGAAGTTGACATCCTGAGTCCTGAGTACCTCTTTGGCAGCATCTACTGATGAAATTACGACAGCAGAAACTTCTCCGAGTTTAACAGACATGACAGGCCCGTAAGCTTTAGCCAAGTCTCTTAGGCGGTGATGGGGAAGAGC
This window harbors:
- the LOC8259978 gene encoding premnaspirodiene oxygenase (The RefSeq protein has 2 substitutions compared to this genomic sequence): MESAAHQSYFHMFLAMEQQILSFPVLLSFLLFIFMVLKVWKKNKDNPNSPPGPRKLPIIGNMHQLAGSDLPHHPVTELSKTYGPIMSIQLGQISAIVISSVEGAKEVLKTQGELFAERPLLLAAEAVLYNRMDIIFGAYGDHWRQLRKLCTLEVLSAKRIQSFSSLRQEELSHFVRFVHSKAGSPINLSKVLFALTNSIIARIATGKKCKNQDALLDLIEDVIEVSGGFSIADLFPSLKFIHVITGMKSRLEKLHRITDQVLEDIVNEHKATRAASKNGGGDDDKKEAKNLLDVLLDLQEDGSLLQVPLTDDSIKAAILEMLGGGSDTSAKTTEWAMSEMMRYPETMKKAQEEVRQAFGNAGKIDEARIHELKYLRAVFKETLRLHPPLAMIPRECRQKTKINGYDIYPKTKTLINVYAIGRDPNVWSEPEKFYPERHLDSPIDFRGSNFELIPFGAGKRICPGMTLAITTVELFLAHLLYYFDWKFVDGMTADTLDMTESFGASIKRKIDLALVPIPVSPLP
- the LOC8259976 gene encoding premnaspirodiene oxygenase (The RefSeq protein has 4 substitutions compared to this genomic sequence); protein product: MSLQPAPVSQSNFLYKKVPPILRAPTTKSSGSSRSSFFSSSVKLAARPPQPQACLSLNKNDDSNTSASSLPPGPWKLPLLGNIHQLVGALPHHRLRDLAKAYGPVMSVKLGEVSAVVISSVDAAKEVLRTQDVNFADRPLVLAAEIVLYNRQDIVFGSYGEQWRQMRKICTLELLSIKRVQSFKSVREEELSNFIRYLHSKAGTPVNLTHHLFSLTNSIMFRISIGKKYKNQDALLRVIDGVIEAGGGFSTADVFPSFKFLHHISGEKSSLEDLHREADYILEDIINERRASKINGDDRNQADNLLDVLLDLQENGNLEIALTNDSIKAAILEMFGAGSDTSSKTAEWALSELMRHPEEMEKAQTEVRQVFGKDGNLDETRLHELKFLKLVIKETLRLHPPVALIPRECRQRTKVNGYDIDPKTKVLVNVWAISRDPNIWTEAEKFYPERFLHSSIDYKGNHCEFAPFGSGKRICPGMNLGLTNLELFLAQLLYHFNWEFPDGITPKTLDMTESVGAAIKRKIDLKLIPVLFHP